Proteins encoded in a region of the Oryctolagus cuniculus chromosome 10, mOryCun1.1, whole genome shotgun sequence genome:
- the CAMP gene encoding antimicrobial protein CAP18 isoform X2: MPAWGGVGQPLASWPPSPRLCLGTASLPKGWQGLLSFPTLPPAPGATGSDEKTEVQHGYTAIAQDLTYREAVLRAVDAFNQQSSEANLYRLLSMDPQPLEDEKPYTPQPVSFTVKETECPRTTWKLPEQCDFKEDGLVKRCVGTVTRYQAWDSFDIRCNRAQESPEPTGLRKRLRKFRNKIKEKLKKIGQKIQGLLPKLAPRTDY; the protein is encoded by the exons atgcctgcctggggtggggtaGGGCAGCCTCTGGCCAGCTGGCCTCCTTCCCCAAGGCTGTGCCTGGGAACTGCCAGCCTGCCCAAGGGGTGGCAAGGATTACTTAGCTTCCCcactctccctccagctcctggGGCCACAGGAAGTG atgagaagactgaggtgCAGCATGGATACACAG CCATCGCCCAGGACCTCACCTACCGGGAGGCTGTGCTCCGCGCTGTGGATGCCTTCAACCAGCAGTCCTCAGAGGCCAACCTCTACCGCCTCCTGAGCATGGACCCCCAGCCGCTGGAG GATGAGAAGCCATACACCCCGCAGCCTGTGAGCTTTACGGTGAAGGAGACGGAGTGCCCCCGGACAACATGGAAGCTACCAGAGCAGTGTGACTTCAAGGAAGATGGG CTGGTGAAGCGGTGTGTGGGGACTGTGACACGGTACCAGGCCTGGGACTCCTTTGACATCCGCTGCAACAGG GCCCAAGAGTCCCCAGAACCTACTGGGCTGCGCAAGCGCTTACGAAAATTTAGAAACAAGATTaaagaaaagcttaaaaaaattggTCAGAAAATCCAGGGTTTGCTGCCGAAACTTGCACCCAGGACAGATTACTAG
- the LOC103349222 gene encoding cathelicidin-related antimicrobial peptide Bf-CRAMP, whose translation MEGVTTAGLLLLLLGLACAESKTWTKDTTLSQSETLNIIVNDLNNQSNEEYAFRVLDAHPRPDWDPTFSDPQLVIFTIRETECRKKNLSLEQCPFKDNGKEKTCWGHAKPVDEGLRVMVSCQSQKSGEHWRARRGLRKFLKKHFRWLFKKKQVKEKACYEDFLRWVCVPGARSAAHLPPAVPFPDQLWPSPINSQLRTWSLRSFLVFPSCRTAQEARTGMSFSQAFLHVPGPHPASMFFIITRVRIQGPGDITQVDLGLESPRVDHLDT comes from the exons ATGGAAGGGGTCACAACggcagggctgctgctgctgcttctgggtctgGCTTGCGCTGAATCTAAAACCTGGACCAAGGACACCACCCTGAGTCAGTCTGAGACTCTGAACATCATCGTCAATGACTTAAACAACCAGTCGAATGAGGAGTATGCCTTCCGTGTTCTGGACGCTCACCCCCGGCCAGACTGG GACCCAACGTTTTCAGATCCACAGTTAGTGATCTTCAccatcagagagacagagtgcaGAAAGAAGAACCTCAGCCTTGAGCAGTGTCCCTTCAAGGACAATGGG AAAGAGAAGACATGCTGGGGGCATGCCAAGCCTGTTGATGAGGGCCTCCGTGTGATGGTCAGCTGTCAATCTCAGAAGTCTGGAGAG CACTGGCGAGCCCGAAGAGGCTTAAGAAAATTCTTGAAGAAGCATTTCAGatggctgtttaaaaaaaaacaagtcaaaGAGAAAGCATGCTATGAAGACTTCCTGAGATGGGTCTGTGTACCTGGAGCCAGATCTGCTGCCCATCTACCTCCTGCTGTCCCCTTCCcagaccagctctggcccagcccaataAACTCACAGCTCAGAACCTGGTCGCTGCGCTCCTTCCTTGTATTTCCCAGTTGCAGAACTGCCCAGGAGGCCAGGACAGGGATGAGCTTCTCCCAGGCTTTCCTCCATGTCCCAGGGCCCCATCCTGCATCCATGTTTTTTATCATCACCAGAGTAAGAATCCAAGGGCCAGGTGACATCACACAGGTAGACCTGGGATTAGAATCTCCCAGGGTGGACCATTTGGATACGTAG
- the NME6 gene encoding nucleoside diphosphate kinase 6 isoform X2 has translation MTSILRSPQALQLTLALIKPDAVAHPLILEAVHQQILNNKFLIVRRRELLWRKEDCRRFYQEHEGRFFYQRLVEFMASGPIRAYILAHKDAIQLWRTLMGPTRVFRARHIAPDSIRGSFGLTDTRNTTHGSDSVASARREIAAFFPDFSEQRWYEEEEPRLRRGPVHYSPEGGIHHAARTERPGPA, from the exons ATGACCTCCATCTTGCGAAGCCCTCAGGCTCTCCAGCTCACTCTCGCCCTGATTAAGCCTGATGCAGTTGCTCACCCACTGATTCTGGAG GCTGTTCATCAGCAGATTCTGAACAACAAGTTCCTTATTGTGCGAAGGAGAGAACTCCTGTGGAGAAAGGAAGACTGCCGGAGGTTTTACCAAGAGCATGAAG GGCGCTTTTTCTACCAGCGGCTGGTGGAGTTCATGGCCAG TGGGCCAATCCGAGCCTACATTCTCGCCCACAAGGATGCCATACAGCTCTGGAGGACGCTGATGGGACCCACCAGAGTATTTCGAGCACGCCACATAGCCCCAGATTCCATTCGCGGGAGTTTTGGCCTCACTGACACCCGCAACACCACCCATGGCTCAG ACTCCGTAGCGTCAGCCCGCAGAGAGATTGCAGCCTTCTTCCCTGACTTCAGTGAGCAGCGCTGGTACGAAGAGGAGGAGCCCCGGCTGCGCCGTGGCCCCGTGCACTACAGTCCGGAGGGAGGCATCCATCATGCAGCCAGGACAGAACGTCCAGGACCAGCCTGA
- the CAMP gene encoding antimicrobial protein CAP18 isoform X1 yields MTTAPRMTEQDLEACIPVSGAIPVCRITYHACWKIFQKTAKHCSVKWLLQSSEMEKLRHREIAAENSRAVLQVRLSPVKDEKTEVQHGYTAIAQDLTYREAVLRAVDAFNQQSSEANLYRLLSMDPQPLEDEKPYTPQPVSFTVKETECPRTTWKLPEQCDFKEDGLVKRCVGTVTRYQAWDSFDIRCNRAQESPEPTGLRKRLRKFRNKIKEKLKKIGQKIQGLLPKLAPRTDY; encoded by the exons ATGACCACAGCACCAAGAATGACAGAGCAGGACCTTGAAGCTTGCATCCCTGTGTCTGGGGCCATTCCTGTTTGCCGTATCACCTATCATGCTTGCTggaaaatttttcagaaaactgCAAAGCACTGCTCAGTGAAATGGTTGCTGCAATCAAgtgagatggagaaactgaggcacagagag ATTGCTGCAGAGAACAGCCGTGCAGTGCTGCAAGTCCGCTTGTCCCCTGTgaaag atgagaagactgaggtgCAGCATGGATACACAG CCATCGCCCAGGACCTCACCTACCGGGAGGCTGTGCTCCGCGCTGTGGATGCCTTCAACCAGCAGTCCTCAGAGGCCAACCTCTACCGCCTCCTGAGCATGGACCCCCAGCCGCTGGAG GATGAGAAGCCATACACCCCGCAGCCTGTGAGCTTTACGGTGAAGGAGACGGAGTGCCCCCGGACAACATGGAAGCTACCAGAGCAGTGTGACTTCAAGGAAGATGGG CTGGTGAAGCGGTGTGTGGGGACTGTGACACGGTACCAGGCCTGGGACTCCTTTGACATCCGCTGCAACAGG GCCCAAGAGTCCCCAGAACCTACTGGGCTGCGCAAGCGCTTACGAAAATTTAGAAACAAGATTaaagaaaagcttaaaaaaattggTCAGAAAATCCAGGGTTTGCTGCCGAAACTTGCACCCAGGACAGATTACTAG
- the CAMP gene encoding antimicrobial protein CAP18 precursor (The RefSeq protein has 4 substitutions compared to this genomic sequence) has translation METHKHGPSLAWWSLLLLLLGLLMPPAIAQDLTYREAVLRAVDAFNQQSSEANLYRLLSMDPQQLEDAKPYTPQPVSFTVKETECPRTTWKLPEQCDFKEDGLVKRCVGTVTRYQAWDSFDIRCNRAQESPEPTGLRKRLRKFRNKIKEKLKKIGQKIQGFVPKLAPRTDY, from the exons ATGGAGACCCATAAGCATGGACCTTCCCTGGCCTGGTGGtcactgttgctgctgctgctgggcctgCTGATGCCCCCAGCCATCGCCCAGGACCTCACCTACCGGGAGGCTGTGCTCCGCGCTGTGGATGCCTTCAACCAGCAGTCCTCAGAGGCCAACCTCTACCGCCTCCTGAGCATGGACCCCCAGCCGCTGGAG GATGAGAAGCCATACACCCCGCAGCCTGTGAGCTTTACGGTGAAGGAGACGGAGTGCCCCCGGACAACATGGAAGCTACCAGAGCAGTGTGACTTCAAGGAAGATGGG CTGGTGAAGCGGTGTGTGGGGACTGTGACACGGTACCAGGCCTGGGACTCCTTTGACATCCGCTGCAACAGG GCCCAAGAGTCCCCAGAACCTACTGGGCTGCGCAAGCGCTTACGAAAATTTAGAAACAAGATTaaagaaaagcttaaaaaaattggTCAGAAAATCCAGGGTTTGCTGCCGAAACTTGCACCCAGGACAGATTACTAG
- the NME6 gene encoding nucleoside diphosphate kinase 6 isoform X3: MLVWRMKETHGTPVTKAFPVVLNSRTAGSRGRGLTLAAVHQQILNNKFLIVRRRELLWRKEDCRRFYQEHEGRFFYQRLVEFMASGPIRAYILAHKDAIQLWRTLMGPTRVFRARHIAPDSIRGSFGLTDTRNTTHGSGTPGPGQKVITTCT, translated from the exons ATGCTGGTCTGGAGAATGAAAGAAACTCACGGCACTCCAGTCACAAAGGCTTTTCCTGTTGTCTTGAATTCAAGGACCGCAGGATCACGGGGCAGGGGCCTAACTCTAGCT GCTGTTCATCAGCAGATTCTGAACAACAAGTTCCTTATTGTGCGAAGGAGAGAACTCCTGTGGAGAAAGGAAGACTGCCGGAGGTTTTACCAAGAGCATGAAG GGCGCTTTTTCTACCAGCGGCTGGTGGAGTTCATGGCCAG TGGGCCAATCCGAGCCTACATTCTCGCCCACAAGGATGCCATACAGCTCTGGAGGACGCTGATGGGACCCACCAGAGTATTTCGAGCACGCCACATAGCCCCAGATTCCATTCGCGGGAGTTTTGGCCTCACTGACACCCGCAACACCACCCATGGCTCAG gaaccccaggccctgggcaAAAAGTAATAACCACCTGCACGTAG
- the NME6 gene encoding nucleoside diphosphate kinase 6 isoform X1 — protein MLVWRMKETHGTPVTKAFPVVLNSRTAGSRGRGLTLAAVHQQILNNKFLIVRRRELLWRKEDCRRFYQEHEGRFFYQRLVEFMASGPIRAYILAHKDAIQLWRTLMGPTRVFRARHIAPDSIRGSFGLTDTRNTTHGSDSVASARREIAAFFPDFSEQRWYEEEEPRLRRGPVHYSPEGGIHHAARTERPGPA, from the exons ATGCTGGTCTGGAGAATGAAAGAAACTCACGGCACTCCAGTCACAAAGGCTTTTCCTGTTGTCTTGAATTCAAGGACCGCAGGATCACGGGGCAGGGGCCTAACTCTAGCT GCTGTTCATCAGCAGATTCTGAACAACAAGTTCCTTATTGTGCGAAGGAGAGAACTCCTGTGGAGAAAGGAAGACTGCCGGAGGTTTTACCAAGAGCATGAAG GGCGCTTTTTCTACCAGCGGCTGGTGGAGTTCATGGCCAG TGGGCCAATCCGAGCCTACATTCTCGCCCACAAGGATGCCATACAGCTCTGGAGGACGCTGATGGGACCCACCAGAGTATTTCGAGCACGCCACATAGCCCCAGATTCCATTCGCGGGAGTTTTGGCCTCACTGACACCCGCAACACCACCCATGGCTCAG ACTCCGTAGCGTCAGCCCGCAGAGAGATTGCAGCCTTCTTCCCTGACTTCAGTGAGCAGCGCTGGTACGAAGAGGAGGAGCCCCGGCTGCGCCGTGGCCCCGTGCACTACAGTCCGGAGGGAGGCATCCATCATGCAGCCAGGACAGAACGTCCAGGACCAGCCTGA